A genomic region of Venturia canescens isolate UGA chromosome 9, ASM1945775v1, whole genome shotgun sequence contains the following coding sequences:
- the Uggt gene encoding UDP-glucose:glycoprotein glucosyltransferase isoform X1: MMWNFFLALLLLIGLSNANTDRRINKYVTTQINAKWSETPIILEVAEYLNDENPNDFWKFVDDVVDAEDVLISGTDKERYEKSIGLASNFLSSMELSVLKLALSLRIYSAKVEMFSQMAQNKNASRLDCSAFVDINGKFTCSVDDVETLIEQDDWVSSNTYTLDHYYPGTQQSSKHVVLYGQLGTPEFREFHKKLKVLAESKKISYILRHYVKDRPNRKLRLSGYGVELQMKSTEYKATDDSDIKETGKRSETLNEGVEEIDGINFAVLKKLYPDKHTELDKLQNHLLETSHEIGALKVWQFQELSHQAAERILSSSPTDALNVLTDIAQNFPIQAKSLIRTKVSNEMKKEMKHNQDIFFGSLHIQPTDTALFINGLFFDLDSVDVLSLLESLRSELRVMEALHKIGFSNKKMDKLLALDLSGDSDSQDFAIDITDSAITWVNDIERDPEYSKWSPALPGLLRPTFPGMLRNIRRNLYNLVIIIDPTNESSKPCISFVETLFSIHLTSLRVGFVFVTNYDTSETGLTDPTVAINNAYHYFALSKGPKKALYFLQELSKYMGPDGTDVESVKKAIKARDPSADINYILGEESEYDIGRSFASDFVKRTGFKKFPQALLNGVPLPTFDLDADSFKETVFAAAIAQTPQFQKAVYTREITDDDDVIEYLMKQPNVMPRLNERVLQTEKNKWLNLIGTVPNNEDYKSWNPQDMAAWLMAKTNYLSVPRRTSVRHLYSFWIVVDLETEAGRKLLREALEYLGTNTDVRLSVIVNSEENSDPDANVINKIALATLYTLSGEKGIKYMNNLMNEETVKLIRNGEFVIEEDIKSLMQTQGFTLDFHRHYVKNVLGVKKEDRVVICNGRVLGPLDEDEEFTSEDFALLERFSQSTYGDKLLTNLMRLQTIDDDDDYEKSEVSDDMIMQISSLLVPRPQTRSRYEVPFRSDEYSSVKIPAPNPDEVAFNIMAIVDPVSRGAQKLGPILTTLQKSLNCNIKVFLNCVEKNSDMPLKSFYRFVLEPELQFSSDGQLSGALAKFTKLPTSSLLTQYIHAPENWLVEVVKSVYDLDNIKLDNVAIGVHSEFELEHLLLEGHCFEALTGNPPRGLQITLGSESQPVMVDTIVMANLGYFQLKANPGEWLLRLRQGRSAEIYDIISVGGQDVVQNGNEVKVLLSTLRSHVLKLKVSKKPDKADMDLLWEDEKSSGLWDSISSFSNFWTFTNADEAGESEEKLNIFSLASGHLYERFIKIMMLSVIKHTKTPVKFWFLKNYLSPTLKNFLPQMAKEYGFEYELVEYKWPRWLHQQTEKQRTIWGYKILFLDVLFPLDVKKIIFVDADQVVRADLKELARLDLEGAPYAYPPFCDSRTEMDGFRFWRQGYWRNHLQGRNYHISALYVVDLKRFRRIAAGDRLRGQYQALSQDPNSLSNLDQDLPNNMIHQVAIKTLPQEWLWCETWCDDRSKKYAKTIDLCNNPMTKEAKLQAAMRILPEWKDYDEEIKTLQQRLENETRQLEKDEKDSDDAPKHEEL, from the exons ATG atgtggaattttttccttGCATTATTGTTGCTCATTGGCTTGAGCAATGCCAATACCGATAGAAGAATAAACAAGTATGTCACTactcaaataaatgcaaaatgGAGTGAGACTCCGATAATCCTAGAAGTGGCGGAGTATCTCAATGATGAGAATCccaatgatttttggaaatttgtaGATGATGTCGTTGATGCGGAGGATGTACTTATTTCAG GGACAGACAAAGAACGATATGAGAAATCAATTGGATTGGCCAGTAACTTTCTCAGTTCAATGGAATTATCAGTCCTCAAACTTGCTCTTTCTTTGCGTATTTATTCTGCCAAGGTTGAAATGTTTTCACAAATGGCTCAGAATAAAAATGCTTCTCGTTTGGACTGCAGCGCTTTTGTTGATATCAATGGCAAATTCACGTGTAGTGTTGACGATGTTGAAACACTTATTGAACag GATGACTGGGTATCTTCAAACACATATACTCTTGACCATTATTACCCTGGAACGCAACAGTCCTCGAAGCATGTTGTTCTTTACGGACAACTAGGAACACCAGAATTCAGAGAGttccataaaaaattgaaggtcCTCGCAgaatcaaaaaaaatcagttacaTTTTGAGACATTACGTAAAG GATCGTCCAAACCGTAAGCTGCGTTTATCGGGCTATGGTGTCGAGTTGCAAATGAAATCAACTGAATACAAAGCGACCGATGACTCGGATATCAAAGAAACTGGAAAGAGATCTGAGACACTGAATGAGGGTGTCGAAGAGATCGATGGGATCAATTTTGCAGTTCTcaa AAAACTTTACCCTGACAAACATACAGAACTCGATAAACTCCAGAATCACCTGTTGGAAACGAGTCATGAAATTGGCGCTCTCAAAGTTTGGCAATTTCAGGAATTGAGTCATCAAGCTGCAGAAAGAATATTGAGTTCTTCACCTACGGACGCTCTCAATGTACTGACAGACATAGCTCAAAACTTTCCGATCCAAGCAAAATCTCTCATACGTACCAAAGTCagcaatgaaatgaaaaaagagatgAAACACAATCAGGATATCTTTTTTGGCAGCTTGCACATTCAACCCACCGATACTGCCCTATTTATTAATGGACTCTTCTTTGATCTTGACTCGGTTGATGTTCTTTCGCTGTTGGAATCTTTGCGCAGTGAACTCAGAGTTATGGAAGCTCTTCATAAAATAG GATTcagcaacaaaaaaatggacAAATTGTTAGCTCTCGATCTCTCGGGTGATTCTGACAGCCAAGATTTCGCCATCGACATAACGGATTCGGCAATAACGTGGGTCAACGACATAGAAAGAGATCCTGAATATAGCAAATGGTCTCCCGCGCTCCCAGGCCTTTTGCGCCCAACTTTCCCTGGAATGCTACGAAATATTCGTCGTAATTTGTACAATTTGGTCATTATAATCGATCCGACAAACGAATCATCGAAACCTTGTATAAGCTTCGTCgaaacacttttctccattcaTTTGACATCGTTGCGCGTCGGATTCGTTTTCGTTACGAACTATGACACGTCGGAAACTGGCTTAACCGATCCCACCGTCGCTATTAACAACGCATATCACTACTTTGCTTTGTCCAAAGGTCCTAAGAAAGCTTTGTACTTCTTGCAAGAA ttGAGCAAATACATGGGTCCTGACGGGACCGACGTGGAGTCCGTAAAGAAAGCAATAAAAGCACGAGATCCTTCAGCGGATATAAATTATATTCTCGGTGAAGAATCGGAATACGATATTGGTCGGTCTTTTGCAAGTGATTTCGTCAAGCGTACGGGATTCAAAAAGTTTCCTCAAGCATTGTTGAACGGTGTACCTTTGCCAACTTTCGATCTCGATGCTGACTCTTTCAAGGAAACTGTTTTTGCTGCTGCTATCGCTCAAACTCCCCAGTTTCAAAAAGCTGTTTATACTCGCGAAATcaccgacgacgacgatgttATTGAGTATCTTATGAAACAGCCGAACGTCATGCCCag ATTGAACGAGAGAGTTCTTCAAACTGAGAAGAACAAATGGTTAAATTTGATCGGTACCGTGCCGAACAACGAGGACTATAAGAGCTGGAATCCGCAGGACATGGCAGCGTGGTTGATGGCGAAAACCAACTATTTGTCGGTTCCACGAAGAACGAGCGTCCGACATTTGTATTCATTTTGGATAGTCGTTGACCTCGAGACTGAAGCTGGTAGAAAATTGTTGCGAGAGGCGCTCGAATATTTG GGAACCAACACCGACGTGAGACTGAGCGTAATTGTTAACAGTGAAGAAAATTCTGATCCCGATGCGAATGTGATTAACAAAATAGCCCTGGCCACGCTGTATACACTTTCCGGCGAAAAAGGCATAAAGTACATGAATAATCTGATGAACGAAGAAACTGTGAAGCTGATCAGAAATGGCGAATTTGTTATTGAAGAAGATATTAAGAGTTTGATGCAAACTCAAGGTTTTACTTTGGATTTCCATCGACATTACGTGAAGAATGTACTCGGAGTTAAGAAGGAAGACAGAGTGGTCATTTGCAATGGCCGTGTCCTCGGTCCGTTGGATGAGGATGAAGAATTTACGAGCGAAGATTTTGCTCTTCTCGAAAGATTTAGTCAAAGCACGTACGGCGACAAATTGCTTACGAATTTGATGAGACTCCAAACtatcgacgacgacgatgattatg agaaaagtgaaGTATCAGATGAcatgataatgcaaatatcaTCGCTTCTCGTTCCAAGACCCCAGACACGGAGTCGGTACGAAGTTCCATTCCGCAGCGACGAGTACAG ctCGGTGAAAATTCCAGCTCCGAATCCCGACGAGGTTGCGTTCAATATTATGGCAATAGTCGATCCGGTATCGCGCGGTGCTCAAAAGCTCGGCCCTATACTGACAACCCTTCAAAAATCTCTGAACTGCAACATCAAAGTATTCCTCAATTGTGTCGAGAAGAACAGTGACATGCCGTTGAAGAGTTTCTATCGTTTCGTTCTTGAGCCGGAGCTACAATTTTCTTCCGATGGACAATTGTCCGGAGCATTAGCGAAATTCACGAAACTACCAACGTCCTCGTTGCTCACGCAGTACATACATGCCCCAGAAAATTGGTTGGTCGAGGTCGTCAAGAGCGTTTACGATCTCGATAATATAAAACTGGACAACGTCGCGATTGGAGTTCACAGTGAATTTGAGTTGGAACATTTGTTGCTCGAAGGACACTGCTTCGAAGCTTTGACGGGAAATCCACCGAGAGGATTGCAAATAACACTTGGCAGCGAAAGCCAACCGGTCATGGTCGACACGATCGTAATGGCTAATCTCGGATATTTCCAACTTAAAGCGAATCCCGGAGAATGGCTTTTGCGATTGCGACAAGGAAGATCCGCTGAAATTTACGACATAATCAGCGTCGGTGGACAAGACGTCGTTCAAAATGGCAACGAGGTCAAAGTTCTTCTAAGCACTCTTCGCAGTCATGTTCTCAAGCTCAAAGTTTCGAAGAAACCGGACAAAGCTGACATGGACTTACTGTGGGAAGACGAAAAGAGCTCGGGATTGTGGGACTCGATCTCAAG CTTTTCCAATTTTTG GACCTTCACGAATGCTGATGAGGCTGGAGAATCGGAAGAAAAACTCAACATTTTCTCTCTTGCCTCCGGACATTTGTACGAGAGATTCatcaaaataatgatgctCAGCGTCATAAAACATACCAAGACACCTGTCAAATTCTGGTTCCTCAAAAATTATTTGTCACCGACCTTGAAG AATTTCTTACCCCAAATGGCCAAAGAATATGGTTTCGAGTACGAGCTTGTCGAATACAAATGGCCCAGATGGCTCCATCAACAAACCGAGAAGCAACGAACGATTTGGGGAtacaaaattcttttcctcgatgttCTGTTTCCCCTGGATgtcaagaaaattattttcgtcgaCGCTGATCAGGTTGTTCGAGCTGATCTCAAAGAGCTTGCTCGTCTCGATCTTGAGGGTGCTCCCTACGCTTATCCGCCATTCTGTGACAGCCGAACCGAAATGGATGGTTTCAG ATTTTGGCGACAAGGTTATTGGAGAAATCATCTTCAAGGACGTAATTATCACATCAGCGCCCTTTACGTCGTTGATTTGAAGCGTTTCCGTCGCATTGCTGCGGGCGATCGTTTGAGAGGACAATATCAAGCTCTTAGTCAGGATCCGAACAGTCTCTCTAATCTTGATCAAGATTTACCGAATAACATGATTCATCAAGTTGCGATAAAAACTTTGCCACAAGAGTGGCTGTGGTGTGAGACTTGGTGTGATGACAGATCCAAGAAATACGCTAAAACTATTGACTTG TGTAACAATCCAATGACGAAGGAAGCGAAACTACAAGCAGCTATGCGAATATTGCCTGAATGGAAGGATTATGACGAGGAGATCAAAACCTTGCAACAGAGGCTTGAGAACGAGACTAGGCAATTGGAGAAAGATGAGAAAGACTCAg atgACGCTCCGAAGCACGAAGAGCTGTGA
- the Uggt gene encoding UDP-glucose:glycoprotein glucosyltransferase isoform X2, producing MMWNFFLALLLLIGLSNANTDRRINKYVTTQINAKWSETPIILEVAEYLNDENPNDFWKFVDDVVDAEDVLISGTDKERYEKSIGLASNFLSSMELSVLKLALSLRIYSAKVEMFSQMAQNKNASRLDCSAFVDINGKFTCSVDDVETLIEQDDWVSSNTYTLDHYYPGTQQSSKHVVLYGQLGTPEFREFHKKLKVLAESKKISYILRHYVKDRPNRKLRLSGYGVELQMKSTEYKATDDSDIKETGKRSETLNEGVEEIDGINFAVLKKLYPDKHTELDKLQNHLLETSHEIGALKVWQFQELSHQAAERILSSSPTDALNVLTDIAQNFPIQAKSLIRTKVSNEMKKEMKHNQDIFFGSLHIQPTDTALFINGLFFDLDSVDVLSLLESLRSELRVMEALHKIGFSNKKMDKLLALDLSGDSDSQDFAIDITDSAITWVNDIERDPEYSKWSPALPGLLRPTFPGMLRNIRRNLYNLVIIIDPTNESSKPCISFVETLFSIHLTSLRVGFVFVTNYDTSETGLTDPTVAINNAYHYFALSKGPKKALYFLQELSKYMGPDGTDVESVKKAIKARDPSADINYILGEESEYDIGRSFASDFVKRTGFKKFPQALLNGVPLPTFDLDADSFKETVFAAAIAQTPQFQKAVYTREITDDDDVIEYLMKQPNVMPRLNERVLQTEKNKWLNLIGTVPNNEDYKSWNPQDMAAWLMAKTNYLSVPRRTSVRHLYSFWIVVDLETEAGRKLLREALEYLGTNTDVRLSVIVNSEENSDPDANVINKIALATLYTLSGEKGIKYMNNLMNEETVKLIRNGEFVIEEDIKSLMQTQGFTLDFHRHYVKNVLGVKKEDRVVICNGRVLGPLDEDEEFTSEDFALLERFSQSTYGDKLLTNLMRLQTIDDDDDYEKSEVSDDMIMQISSLLVPRPQTRSRYEVPFRSDEYSSVKIPAPNPDEVAFNIMAIVDPVSRGAQKLGPILTTLQKSLNCNIKVFLNCVEKNSDMPLKSFYRFVLEPELQFSSDGQLSGALAKFTKLPTSSLLTQYIHAPENWLVEVVKSVYDLDNIKLDNVAIGVHSEFELEHLLLEGHCFEALTGNPPRGLQITLGSESQPVMVDTIVMANLGYFQLKANPGEWLLRLRQGRSAEIYDIISVGGQDVVQNGNEVKVLLSTLRSHVLKLKVSKKPDKADMDLLWEDEKSSGLWDSISRTFTNADEAGESEEKLNIFSLASGHLYERFIKIMMLSVIKHTKTPVKFWFLKNYLSPTLKNFLPQMAKEYGFEYELVEYKWPRWLHQQTEKQRTIWGYKILFLDVLFPLDVKKIIFVDADQVVRADLKELARLDLEGAPYAYPPFCDSRTEMDGFRFWRQGYWRNHLQGRNYHISALYVVDLKRFRRIAAGDRLRGQYQALSQDPNSLSNLDQDLPNNMIHQVAIKTLPQEWLWCETWCDDRSKKYAKTIDLCNNPMTKEAKLQAAMRILPEWKDYDEEIKTLQQRLENETRQLEKDEKDSDDAPKHEEL from the exons ATG atgtggaattttttccttGCATTATTGTTGCTCATTGGCTTGAGCAATGCCAATACCGATAGAAGAATAAACAAGTATGTCACTactcaaataaatgcaaaatgGAGTGAGACTCCGATAATCCTAGAAGTGGCGGAGTATCTCAATGATGAGAATCccaatgatttttggaaatttgtaGATGATGTCGTTGATGCGGAGGATGTACTTATTTCAG GGACAGACAAAGAACGATATGAGAAATCAATTGGATTGGCCAGTAACTTTCTCAGTTCAATGGAATTATCAGTCCTCAAACTTGCTCTTTCTTTGCGTATTTATTCTGCCAAGGTTGAAATGTTTTCACAAATGGCTCAGAATAAAAATGCTTCTCGTTTGGACTGCAGCGCTTTTGTTGATATCAATGGCAAATTCACGTGTAGTGTTGACGATGTTGAAACACTTATTGAACag GATGACTGGGTATCTTCAAACACATATACTCTTGACCATTATTACCCTGGAACGCAACAGTCCTCGAAGCATGTTGTTCTTTACGGACAACTAGGAACACCAGAATTCAGAGAGttccataaaaaattgaaggtcCTCGCAgaatcaaaaaaaatcagttacaTTTTGAGACATTACGTAAAG GATCGTCCAAACCGTAAGCTGCGTTTATCGGGCTATGGTGTCGAGTTGCAAATGAAATCAACTGAATACAAAGCGACCGATGACTCGGATATCAAAGAAACTGGAAAGAGATCTGAGACACTGAATGAGGGTGTCGAAGAGATCGATGGGATCAATTTTGCAGTTCTcaa AAAACTTTACCCTGACAAACATACAGAACTCGATAAACTCCAGAATCACCTGTTGGAAACGAGTCATGAAATTGGCGCTCTCAAAGTTTGGCAATTTCAGGAATTGAGTCATCAAGCTGCAGAAAGAATATTGAGTTCTTCACCTACGGACGCTCTCAATGTACTGACAGACATAGCTCAAAACTTTCCGATCCAAGCAAAATCTCTCATACGTACCAAAGTCagcaatgaaatgaaaaaagagatgAAACACAATCAGGATATCTTTTTTGGCAGCTTGCACATTCAACCCACCGATACTGCCCTATTTATTAATGGACTCTTCTTTGATCTTGACTCGGTTGATGTTCTTTCGCTGTTGGAATCTTTGCGCAGTGAACTCAGAGTTATGGAAGCTCTTCATAAAATAG GATTcagcaacaaaaaaatggacAAATTGTTAGCTCTCGATCTCTCGGGTGATTCTGACAGCCAAGATTTCGCCATCGACATAACGGATTCGGCAATAACGTGGGTCAACGACATAGAAAGAGATCCTGAATATAGCAAATGGTCTCCCGCGCTCCCAGGCCTTTTGCGCCCAACTTTCCCTGGAATGCTACGAAATATTCGTCGTAATTTGTACAATTTGGTCATTATAATCGATCCGACAAACGAATCATCGAAACCTTGTATAAGCTTCGTCgaaacacttttctccattcaTTTGACATCGTTGCGCGTCGGATTCGTTTTCGTTACGAACTATGACACGTCGGAAACTGGCTTAACCGATCCCACCGTCGCTATTAACAACGCATATCACTACTTTGCTTTGTCCAAAGGTCCTAAGAAAGCTTTGTACTTCTTGCAAGAA ttGAGCAAATACATGGGTCCTGACGGGACCGACGTGGAGTCCGTAAAGAAAGCAATAAAAGCACGAGATCCTTCAGCGGATATAAATTATATTCTCGGTGAAGAATCGGAATACGATATTGGTCGGTCTTTTGCAAGTGATTTCGTCAAGCGTACGGGATTCAAAAAGTTTCCTCAAGCATTGTTGAACGGTGTACCTTTGCCAACTTTCGATCTCGATGCTGACTCTTTCAAGGAAACTGTTTTTGCTGCTGCTATCGCTCAAACTCCCCAGTTTCAAAAAGCTGTTTATACTCGCGAAATcaccgacgacgacgatgttATTGAGTATCTTATGAAACAGCCGAACGTCATGCCCag ATTGAACGAGAGAGTTCTTCAAACTGAGAAGAACAAATGGTTAAATTTGATCGGTACCGTGCCGAACAACGAGGACTATAAGAGCTGGAATCCGCAGGACATGGCAGCGTGGTTGATGGCGAAAACCAACTATTTGTCGGTTCCACGAAGAACGAGCGTCCGACATTTGTATTCATTTTGGATAGTCGTTGACCTCGAGACTGAAGCTGGTAGAAAATTGTTGCGAGAGGCGCTCGAATATTTG GGAACCAACACCGACGTGAGACTGAGCGTAATTGTTAACAGTGAAGAAAATTCTGATCCCGATGCGAATGTGATTAACAAAATAGCCCTGGCCACGCTGTATACACTTTCCGGCGAAAAAGGCATAAAGTACATGAATAATCTGATGAACGAAGAAACTGTGAAGCTGATCAGAAATGGCGAATTTGTTATTGAAGAAGATATTAAGAGTTTGATGCAAACTCAAGGTTTTACTTTGGATTTCCATCGACATTACGTGAAGAATGTACTCGGAGTTAAGAAGGAAGACAGAGTGGTCATTTGCAATGGCCGTGTCCTCGGTCCGTTGGATGAGGATGAAGAATTTACGAGCGAAGATTTTGCTCTTCTCGAAAGATTTAGTCAAAGCACGTACGGCGACAAATTGCTTACGAATTTGATGAGACTCCAAACtatcgacgacgacgatgattatg agaaaagtgaaGTATCAGATGAcatgataatgcaaatatcaTCGCTTCTCGTTCCAAGACCCCAGACACGGAGTCGGTACGAAGTTCCATTCCGCAGCGACGAGTACAG ctCGGTGAAAATTCCAGCTCCGAATCCCGACGAGGTTGCGTTCAATATTATGGCAATAGTCGATCCGGTATCGCGCGGTGCTCAAAAGCTCGGCCCTATACTGACAACCCTTCAAAAATCTCTGAACTGCAACATCAAAGTATTCCTCAATTGTGTCGAGAAGAACAGTGACATGCCGTTGAAGAGTTTCTATCGTTTCGTTCTTGAGCCGGAGCTACAATTTTCTTCCGATGGACAATTGTCCGGAGCATTAGCGAAATTCACGAAACTACCAACGTCCTCGTTGCTCACGCAGTACATACATGCCCCAGAAAATTGGTTGGTCGAGGTCGTCAAGAGCGTTTACGATCTCGATAATATAAAACTGGACAACGTCGCGATTGGAGTTCACAGTGAATTTGAGTTGGAACATTTGTTGCTCGAAGGACACTGCTTCGAAGCTTTGACGGGAAATCCACCGAGAGGATTGCAAATAACACTTGGCAGCGAAAGCCAACCGGTCATGGTCGACACGATCGTAATGGCTAATCTCGGATATTTCCAACTTAAAGCGAATCCCGGAGAATGGCTTTTGCGATTGCGACAAGGAAGATCCGCTGAAATTTACGACATAATCAGCGTCGGTGGACAAGACGTCGTTCAAAATGGCAACGAGGTCAAAGTTCTTCTAAGCACTCTTCGCAGTCATGTTCTCAAGCTCAAAGTTTCGAAGAAACCGGACAAAGCTGACATGGACTTACTGTGGGAAGACGAAAAGAGCTCGGGATTGTGGGACTCGATCTCAAG GACCTTCACGAATGCTGATGAGGCTGGAGAATCGGAAGAAAAACTCAACATTTTCTCTCTTGCCTCCGGACATTTGTACGAGAGATTCatcaaaataatgatgctCAGCGTCATAAAACATACCAAGACACCTGTCAAATTCTGGTTCCTCAAAAATTATTTGTCACCGACCTTGAAG AATTTCTTACCCCAAATGGCCAAAGAATATGGTTTCGAGTACGAGCTTGTCGAATACAAATGGCCCAGATGGCTCCATCAACAAACCGAGAAGCAACGAACGATTTGGGGAtacaaaattcttttcctcgatgttCTGTTTCCCCTGGATgtcaagaaaattattttcgtcgaCGCTGATCAGGTTGTTCGAGCTGATCTCAAAGAGCTTGCTCGTCTCGATCTTGAGGGTGCTCCCTACGCTTATCCGCCATTCTGTGACAGCCGAACCGAAATGGATGGTTTCAG ATTTTGGCGACAAGGTTATTGGAGAAATCATCTTCAAGGACGTAATTATCACATCAGCGCCCTTTACGTCGTTGATTTGAAGCGTTTCCGTCGCATTGCTGCGGGCGATCGTTTGAGAGGACAATATCAAGCTCTTAGTCAGGATCCGAACAGTCTCTCTAATCTTGATCAAGATTTACCGAATAACATGATTCATCAAGTTGCGATAAAAACTTTGCCACAAGAGTGGCTGTGGTGTGAGACTTGGTGTGATGACAGATCCAAGAAATACGCTAAAACTATTGACTTG TGTAACAATCCAATGACGAAGGAAGCGAAACTACAAGCAGCTATGCGAATATTGCCTGAATGGAAGGATTATGACGAGGAGATCAAAACCTTGCAACAGAGGCTTGAGAACGAGACTAGGCAATTGGAGAAAGATGAGAAAGACTCAg atgACGCTCCGAAGCACGAAGAGCTGTGA
- the Bcs1 gene encoding mitochondrial chaperone BCS1: MGLIEYAQALSDNPYFGAGFGLFGIGAGAALLRKVSQGAMLYFRRHYMITLEVPCRDKSYQWLLQWITHKGARKTQHLSVETSFEQRDTGHVKTKYEFIPSIGTHFFRYQGNWIRVERTREQQTLDLHMGIPWETVQLTAFGKDRSIYFNILEEARQMALKEHEGKTIMYTAMGSEWRQFGHARKKRPLDSVVLDTGVADRIITDCREFIDNPGWYSDRGIPYRRGYLLHGPPGCGKSSFITALAGELERGICVLNLSERGLTDDRLNHLLAVAPQQTIILLEDIDAAFGNREETVEVKSAYDGLNRVTFSGLLNCLDGVASTEARILFMTTNYLERLDPALVRPGRVDVKEYIGWCSIDQVEQMFRRFYCDPGEKSTTMAREFANSVMKHGKKVSPAQIQGFFMFHKNHPEKVLNNVPQIWELT; this comes from the exons ATGGGCTTAATCGAATACGCCCAAGCGCTTTCGGATAACCCATATTTCGGAGCAGGTTTTGGTCTCTTCGGAATAGGAGCCGGAGCTGCACTATTACGAAAGGTTTCGCAAGGTGCGATGCTTTATTTTAG ACGACACTATATGATAACATTAGAAGTCCCATGCAGAGACAAAAGTTATCAGTGGCTTTTGCAATGGATTACTCACAAGGGTGCTAGAAAAACTCAACATCTTTCTGTTGAAACAAGTTTTGAGCAACGTGACACGGGTCATGTTAAAACCAAATATGAATTTATTCCTAGTATTGGAACACATTTTTTCAG ATACCAGGGTAATTGGATCCGGGTAGAACGAACAAGAGAGCAACAAACTCTGGATCTTCACATGGGAATACCTTGGGAAACAGTTCAACTCACAGCATTTGGAAAGGACAGAAGTATATACTTCAACATCCTTGAAGAAG CAAGGCAGATGGCGTTGAAAGAGCACGAAGGAAAAACAATAATGTACACAGCAATGGGAAGCGAATGGCGTCAATTTGGGCATGCTCGAAAAAAACGTCCTCTGGATTCCGTTGTTCTGGACACCGGCGTCGCCGACAGAATAATAACCGATTGTCGGGAGTTTATCGATAACCCTGGATGGTATAGCGACCGAG GAATTCCATACAGACGTGGATACTTACTTCATGGCCCACCTGGCTGTGGAAAATCTTCGTTCATCACTGCCTTAGCTGGAGAATTAGAGCGtggcatttgtgttttgaatttGTCTGAACGAGGTCTCACCGATGATCGATTGAATCATTTATTGGCTGTGGCACCACAGCAAACCATCATTTTGCTCGAGGATATCGACGCTGCTTTTGGCAACAGAGAAGAAACCGTGGAAG TTAAATCAGCTTACGACGGATTAAACAGGGTAACGTTCAGTGGTCTTTTGAATTGTCTGGACGGTGTGGCATCGACGGAGGCTCGAATATTGTTCATGACGACAAATTATCTCGAGCGATTGGATCCAGCGCTGGTGAGGCCTGGCAGGGTGGACGTAAAAGAATATATCGGATGGTGCAGTATTGATCAAGTTGAGCAAATGTTCCGGCGTTTTTATTGCGATCCGGGAGAAAAATCGACAACGATGGCTCGCGAATTTGCCAACAGTGTTATGAAGCACGGCAAGAAGGTCAGTCCGGCCCAGATCCAAGGATTCTTCATGTTCCACAAAAATCACCCGGAAAAAGTTCTGAATAACGTACCACAAATATGGGAACTCACCTAA